A region of Dermochelys coriacea isolate rDerCor1 chromosome 1, rDerCor1.pri.v4, whole genome shotgun sequence DNA encodes the following proteins:
- the TIPRL gene encoding TIP41-like protein isoform X2 yields the protein MPDSFSRAPRLADELHMPSLPEMMFGDNILRIQHDYGFGIEFNATDALKCVNNYQGMIKVACAEEWQESRTEAEHTKDVVKPYDWTYTTDYKGTLLGETVKLKVVPTTDHIDTEKLKAREQIMFFEEVLLFEDELHDHGVSSLSVKIRVMPSSFFVLLRFFLRVDGVLIRMNDTRLYHEADKPYMLREYTSKESKISSLTHVPPSLFTEPNEISQYLPVKETVYEKLEFPEKLDPEPTASSESTCMECK from the exons ATGCCGGATTCTTTCTCGCGCGCGCCCAG ATTAGCTGATGAATTGCACATGCCTTCCCTCCCAGAAATGATGTTTGGAGACAACATCCTAAGAATTCAGCATGATTATGGCTTTGGAATTGAGTTCAATGCAACAGatgctttaaaatgtgtaaataaCTATCAAGGTATGATTAAAGTGGCCTGTGCAGAGGAATGGCAAGAGAGCAG GACTGAGGCTGAACACACAAAAGACGTAGTTAAACCATATGATTGGACCTATACGACAGACTACAAAGGAACATTATTAGGAGAAACTGTAAAGTTAAAA GTTGTACCTACAACTGATCACATTGATACAGAGAAATTGAAAGCCCGGGAACAGATTATGTTTTTTGAAGAGGTTCTGCTGTTTGAAGATGAGCTTCATGATCATGGCGTTTCAAGCCTGAGTGTAAAAATA AGAGTAATGCCTTCCAGCTTCTTTGTATTGTTGAGGTTTTTCTTGCGCGTTGATGGTGTTCTTATCAGGATGAATGATACAAGACTTTACCATGAG GCTGACAAGCCCTACATGTTACGGGAATACACATCTAAAGAAAGCAAAATTTCAAGCTTAACG CATGTTCCACCCTCCCTGTTCACGGAGCCTAATGAGATCTCTCAGTATTTACCTGTAAAGGAGACTGTTTATGAGAAGCTAGAATTCCCAGAGAAGTTGGATCCTGAGCCTACAGCCTCATCAGAAAGCACATGCATGGAATGTAAATAA
- the TIPRL gene encoding TIP41-like protein isoform X1 encodes MYPVFQSTSRDFTFGPWRLNAARTHIMKSAQAERLADELHMPSLPEMMFGDNILRIQHDYGFGIEFNATDALKCVNNYQGMIKVACAEEWQESRTEAEHTKDVVKPYDWTYTTDYKGTLLGETVKLKVVPTTDHIDTEKLKAREQIMFFEEVLLFEDELHDHGVSSLSVKIRVMPSSFFVLLRFFLRVDGVLIRMNDTRLYHEADKPYMLREYTSKESKISSLTHVPPSLFTEPNEISQYLPVKETVYEKLEFPEKLDPEPTASSESTCMECK; translated from the exons ATGTACCCCGTGTTCCAAAGCACCAGCCGCGACTTCACTTTCGGGCCCTGGAGACTCAACGCCGCCCGGACCCACATCATGAAATCGGCCCAGGCCgagag ATTAGCTGATGAATTGCACATGCCTTCCCTCCCAGAAATGATGTTTGGAGACAACATCCTAAGAATTCAGCATGATTATGGCTTTGGAATTGAGTTCAATGCAACAGatgctttaaaatgtgtaaataaCTATCAAGGTATGATTAAAGTGGCCTGTGCAGAGGAATGGCAAGAGAGCAG GACTGAGGCTGAACACACAAAAGACGTAGTTAAACCATATGATTGGACCTATACGACAGACTACAAAGGAACATTATTAGGAGAAACTGTAAAGTTAAAA GTTGTACCTACAACTGATCACATTGATACAGAGAAATTGAAAGCCCGGGAACAGATTATGTTTTTTGAAGAGGTTCTGCTGTTTGAAGATGAGCTTCATGATCATGGCGTTTCAAGCCTGAGTGTAAAAATA AGAGTAATGCCTTCCAGCTTCTTTGTATTGTTGAGGTTTTTCTTGCGCGTTGATGGTGTTCTTATCAGGATGAATGATACAAGACTTTACCATGAG GCTGACAAGCCCTACATGTTACGGGAATACACATCTAAAGAAAGCAAAATTTCAAGCTTAACG CATGTTCCACCCTCCCTGTTCACGGAGCCTAATGAGATCTCTCAGTATTTACCTGTAAAGGAGACTGTTTATGAGAAGCTAGAATTCCCAGAGAAGTTGGATCCTGAGCCTACAGCCTCATCAGAAAGCACATGCATGGAATGTAAATAA
- the TIPRL gene encoding TIP41-like protein isoform X3 — MPSLPEMMFGDNILRIQHDYGFGIEFNATDALKCVNNYQGMIKVACAEEWQESRTEAEHTKDVVKPYDWTYTTDYKGTLLGETVKLKVVPTTDHIDTEKLKAREQIMFFEEVLLFEDELHDHGVSSLSVKIRVMPSSFFVLLRFFLRVDGVLIRMNDTRLYHEADKPYMLREYTSKESKISSLTHVPPSLFTEPNEISQYLPVKETVYEKLEFPEKLDPEPTASSESTCMECK; from the exons ATGCCTTCCCTCCCAGAAATGATGTTTGGAGACAACATCCTAAGAATTCAGCATGATTATGGCTTTGGAATTGAGTTCAATGCAACAGatgctttaaaatgtgtaaataaCTATCAAGGTATGATTAAAGTGGCCTGTGCAGAGGAATGGCAAGAGAGCAG GACTGAGGCTGAACACACAAAAGACGTAGTTAAACCATATGATTGGACCTATACGACAGACTACAAAGGAACATTATTAGGAGAAACTGTAAAGTTAAAA GTTGTACCTACAACTGATCACATTGATACAGAGAAATTGAAAGCCCGGGAACAGATTATGTTTTTTGAAGAGGTTCTGCTGTTTGAAGATGAGCTTCATGATCATGGCGTTTCAAGCCTGAGTGTAAAAATA AGAGTAATGCCTTCCAGCTTCTTTGTATTGTTGAGGTTTTTCTTGCGCGTTGATGGTGTTCTTATCAGGATGAATGATACAAGACTTTACCATGAG GCTGACAAGCCCTACATGTTACGGGAATACACATCTAAAGAAAGCAAAATTTCAAGCTTAACG CATGTTCCACCCTCCCTGTTCACGGAGCCTAATGAGATCTCTCAGTATTTACCTGTAAAGGAGACTGTTTATGAGAAGCTAGAATTCCCAGAGAAGTTGGATCCTGAGCCTACAGCCTCATCAGAAAGCACATGCATGGAATGTAAATAA